The Nostoc sp. 'Peltigera membranacea cyanobiont' N6 genome contains the following window.
GTTGTTTGTCAGGAAAACGGAGCTAAAGAAATTCTAGGAATTGATGGTAACTTTGTAGATGAAAATAAATTAAATATTCCCCAAGAATACTTTATTAAACACGATCTAGTAACCCCCTTAAAACTGGAACGACAGTTTGATTTAGTTATATCTTTAGAAGTTGCGGAACATTTGCCAATAGAAAAGGCTGAGAGCTTTGTAGATACACTTACTAATCTTGGTACTGCTGTTCTTTTCTCCGCAGCTGTACCTTCTCAACCTGGGACTAAACATATAAATTGTCAATGGCCTAGTTATTGGGCAAAAATTTTTAGTGAAAAGGGATATATCGTATTTGATTGCTTCAGAATGAAGTTTTGGGAAAATCCTGATGTTCCTTGGTGGTATGCACAAAATATGTTTCTTTTTGTCAAGCGATCTTGTCTACATAATTATCCTTTTCTTGAGCAAAATTTTTCTCCTCTCGATGAACCCCCAATTGCAATAATTCATCCTGAATTTTATTTGAAAGTGCAAAATGGCTTTTCCATACAAGAATCATTCTTAGTCCTAATCAAAGTTATATTGAGAAACATAAAAAATAAGATTTCTTAGTTAAATTATTCTCAGAATTACAAGGAAGTTACTATGGTATCTATTATCAAAGATAATATACAACTTATAGCAAATAAAGTCTTAAAACCTTTTAAATTACGAATTGTTCGACTTGCTCGAGGAGTAGGTATAGACTTATGTTTGAAAGGACTGGCTCAACGTGGCTATAGCCCTAAAGTAGTCCTAGATATTGGCGCTGCACAAGGTTGTTGGACGAAGTTAGCAATGCAAAGTTGGCCAGATGCTGAGTATTTTTTGATCGAGCCTCTTGAAGAGCGAGTACCAGATTTACAAACCTTGACCAATCAAAATACTAACATCAAATTTATTCTAGCTGCGGCTGGCTCAGAGGCGGGTACTTTAAGCATAGGGGTGACTCAAGATTTAGATAGTAGTAGTCTGATGTATTCTGGTAGTGCCTCGCGTGAAGTACCGATTATATCTGTAGACAATCTGTTTGATGAAGGAGTTATTAAACAACCAAATTTTATTAAAATTGACGTTCAGGGTTATGAATTAAAAGTTTTATCAGGAGCGAAAAAAGCCTTAAAACTATCAGATTTTATTTTACTAGAACTACAGTTTTTTCGCTTTTCATCGGAGATGATTCTGCTACATGAATCAATAGCATGGATGAACGAGCAAGGTTTTCAGCCCTATGAAATTGTAGATGTTTTGCGTAGACCATTAGATAATGCAATGGGGCAATGTGATATTTTATTTATTCGGAAAGACCACTGGATTTTGAAAAATCAAAGCTGGTCTTGATACTCATTTAAAAGTACCTATGCGATTCATAATCGGGTAATTCACGTTTTTAAAAACTACTAATTTTGGCAAAAAATATATGAGTATATCTCATTTGTTTAGTAAACGCTATATTTAATAATTTAGTTGAAAATTATATTTATGGATATTGTAATTTGTACTTATAACAATGCAGTTATACTAGATCGTGTTCTCACAGGAATCTCATTACAAAAATTTTATAAGAACTATAATTGGTCAGTTTTAGTTGTAGATAATAACTGTACAGACGAAACTGCTGATATTGTTGACAAGCACATTAATTCAGGATTAATCCCTAATTTGCGTAGGATAGTAGAGCAAAAGCAAGGATTAACTCACGCCCGTTTATGTGGAATTAAAAATACAACTAGTGAATGGCTGGCTTTTGTTGATGATGATTGCCTATTATCAGAAGACTGGATACCAAAAGCAATACAATTTGCGGGATCTCATCCAAATTGTGGTGCTTTTGGCGGCAAGGTAGTTCTCGATTGGGAAATAACTCCTTCGCCTATCCTTCTCAAACATTCAGGTAAATTTGCTGCCTATGAGCGCGGTGAAACTTCAAAACAATTAAATCGGCGTAATTACCAAATTCCAGGTGCAGGTTTAGTTATTCATAGAACTGCCCTTGAAAAAAGTGGCTGGTTAGATAAACAATTACTCAACGATAGGGAAGGAAAAAAATTAAGTTCAGGAGGAGATTCTGAGATAGTTTTGCGAATTCTGAACGCAGGTTATGAACTTTGGTATACACCTGATTGCGTGCTGCACCATTTTATTCCCACAAAGCGCATATCAGAAACTTATCTTTTTAACTTAATGTATGGTTTTGGTGCCGCAGCTCCTTACATTGCTGCTATTCGTTGGAACCGTTCTTATTATATTTGGTTACTTGTATCTGTTTTGCGAATTGTTAAAGGATTTTTACAAATATTCTCTTGCTATGTTTCTGCTTCATTTAATCAAAACAATAAAGCAGACACATTGATAATGTGGAATTGGACTAAAGGTCAAATTCATAGCTTATCTACTATTATCAGGATGGGTAGAGAAGAACATATAATCTGGTTAAGCTTATTTCAAAAATCTTTGATTGCCTAAGTAGAAAACATAGAATTAGATAATGACTTTTAATTTATCAAGTATCCAAACCAACTATCAAAAGTATATTTTTTTAATTATTGGAATATGCTTATGGATAAAAATTCCGATAATTGGAGTTTTGCCACTACTTTTATTTGTATTTATCAATAAAAATTCAAAATCCTATAGCCTAGATAGCTTACTCAATAATTCTATACTTCTGCTAGTTGCAGTCACTGTCACTCTTTTCTGTTGTCTTATAGATATTCAAGCTGATACCGAGCAATATTTAATAGCGTATCGAGATTGTAATGGTAATAATCCTATAGAATGTTTTCAATCAACCAATTATCCATTTGAACCAGGTTTTTATTTCCTTGCTTCCTTATTATTTATTATTTGTAACGGTTCGGAGATGGGCTTTCTGTTAAGCTGGTCTTTTATTATTAACCTTTTAACATTTTTTGTAATTTGTAAGGGGATTTCAAAAAATTATTATGCGTTACTGGTATTTTTTGTTATACTAAATCCCGCATTTTATCTTCAAGCATTTTTGATGCGCCAATTTATCTCAAGTACCTTTTTTTTGTGTGCATTAGTTTGTAGAAAAAATAAGTTTACTTGTGTGCTACTTATCTTTTTGAGTATCGTGAATCATTACTCTATACTCCTTTATTTACCTATAATAATAATGCAGTTTATTGATATAAATAGTTTATTAGAGCATAGTTTTTTTAATAAAATTAGTATGTCTCTTAGATATTTAAGTATCATTTTATTTGTTTTTGCATTAATATATTCGTCTTATGTAAATCAATCTACTCTTGCATCTATCTATGATACAATTAATAACATTCCTCAGCTTAGTTTTTTAGCTGCTAAAAGTGCATCTTTTGTAAAAAATCAACTAGCAAATATAGGTTTTCTGCCTCATTTGGTACTAGTAACATTTATTGGTTATTTTTATATCAATCTTTCACGAGATAATTACATCAATACAAGTTTAAATTATCGTCTTACTTCCGAAGAAAAACGTTTAGACCTAAGTATGTTATGTCTTTATGTATTGCAGTCAATTTTATTCTTATTCACCCGCAACCTTGATTACCTTCCTTTGAGATTAAGTCTCATACTTCTATCATTTTTAGGAATTTTCTTCTATTTACCTTTAGAAAGGAAGAGTAAACTTAAACCACCGATAAAATTTTTATCTATGGTTATTTTGCTTTCTTTGTCGCTTAGTTACTTTATTTATTTTTTACAAGTTAACTCTCGTGCAAATCCGACATTTAATTATTTAGAAGGTCGTGTGTTTACATCATCTATTATAGATTATATTGAAATGGCTATTTCTCGGTGGTAAATAACTCCCTATAAATTTTAAAAATTATGAATAACTTAATTCAAGTTGATATAATTACTTTGACAAAAAATTCTTCAGATTGTATACTTAGAACTTTAAATAGTGTTAGTATACAAGATTATAAACAGATTAATCACATAATTGTTGATGGTGATTCAAAAGACCAAACAATTTCTATTATTAATCAATATAATCATCAAAAAAAAATAATTGTTTTTCAGCAAAATGGTCTTGGAATTGCTAATGCTTTTAATGTAGGATTAATGAAATCATCAGGTAATTTAGTAATTTTCTTAAATTCTGGAGATGCTTTAGTTAATGAACTAGTAATTACTAAAATTGTAGATTCCTATATACAACAAAAGTGGCTTTGGGCATTTGGAGAAACTATCTCTTTAAGTCGAAGAAAATACTTAAAAAGGCATATTAAGCAGTATAATTATTGGGATAAAAACTTATTTTTGTCCGGCAATCCTATCTGTCACCAGTCTACTATTTTTTCTCACAAGCTTATCCATAAAATCGGCTTGTATGATGAGCAGCTAACTTTAGAAATGGATTATGATTTTAATATTCGAGCTTCTTTAATTGCTCAACCACACCTGCTATATTTTCCAATATCTTACTATGACACTACAGGGATCTCTTCTATAAAAGTTTTTAAACATTATAAAATACACAGAAAAGTACGTAATAAATACTTCCCACTATCTCCTATTAATAGCTTTAAAACTGACAGTTTGTGCTTTTTTAAAGCATGTATGCGTTTTATGATGATCCCTATGAAAATCTTTTTGTAGTTTCAATTATTATTTCTGTAAATCAGATTCAATATGATAGGCAAATCTAATATGTTAGTTGAACCCAGAGTCAAGACTTTTCCTTCTGTAACTATAGGTATACCTACTTATAATGAAGTAAATTATATAGAAAACCTGGTTTTAGGTTTTCTAGAAACAAGTTATCCCAACTTAATCGAAATATTGGTGGCTGATGGCGGCAGCAATGATGGCACTCAAGAAATAGTCAAAAAACTCTCTGATAAAAACGCACGAGTTAAGTTAATACACAATCCAGAAAAAGTTCAATCAGCTGGTCTTAATCTAATTTTGTCTGAATCTATAGGTGATGTTTTTATTAGAATTGATGCCCATTCGGACTATGCACCTGACTACATTGAAAAATGTGTAGATGCTTTGCAGAAATCAAAAGCTAGCAATGTCGGTGGAGCACAGCGTTTTGTTGCACAAACTTCCTTCCAAGCTGGTGTTGCTCTTGCATCCAAAAGTTTTCTTGGTAATGGTGGAGCTAAATATAGAAACCCCAACTATACAGGTTATGCGGAAACAGTTTATTTAGGGTGTTTCTGGAAAAAGAGTTTGCTAGACATACAAGGCTATAATATCAAAGCATCTCATAATGAAGATGCTGAATTAAACTTGAGATTAAAAAAGATATTTGACATAACACAAATTAGTAATCAAGATGCTGAATTAAATCAAAGATTAATGGCTGTAAATAAACAAGCAATATATATTGACTCCAAAATTCGTGTCTGGTACTACCCTCGAAAAAATTGGAAGTCCCTGTTTATTCAATATTTTCAATATGGCAGAGGTCGCTATTTAACAAGTAAAAAACACAACATTAAATCACAGATAAGAGGTTTGCTACCTTTTGTATTTATATCTACTGTCATTTTACTACTGATTATTGATTTCCTATTTCCTAAGCTAGGTTTGCCTATAGAAACATTAATTGTGATAGGTTTGTTTTTGCCTTTTCTAGAGAGTCTGCGAGTTACTCTGGGATACTGGAAAGGCTTTACTTCTGAAATTTGGCGAGGTAGTGAAGATAAAATTCCGTCATTCTTTAGCCGTTGGGTTTTGTGCGGAATTACTTTATTGAGTATGCCACTTGCTCACTTTTCTGGCTATGGCTATCAATTATTCCGTAATCAAGTTTTGCGAGTCAACAATTGGTAATTCATAATTTACTAAGCTTTGTATTTTCAAAGGTATTAAATATGAACCCAAGTAAATAATGATATTGCTGGAATTGGATAGCAATATTTTTGTATACTATGACCATCATTCATAACGGAAAAATACTTGAGTTGCAAGTAAGCGATAATTAAAAATTTCTCAATTTAAATTAAGAGATTCAAAAATGCCACTAAATACTGATCGCAAATCAAATAATTATGTAATTTCGCTAGAGTTTAATGAACTTTGCCCTTCATTGATGGAACGTTTTATTAAAGAAGGAAAGCTACCTAACTTCCGGCAACTCTATGAACAGTCAGAAGTTTATACAACCGATGCACAAGAAAAATCACCATTTCTAGAACCTTGGATTCAATGGGTGACAGTACATTCTGGTCTACCTTACAGCGAACATCAGGTTTTTCGTCTTGATGAAGGACACAACCTTAATTCAAAACGTATCTGGGATATTGTCTCAGAAGCAGGATTAAGAGTTTGGGTTTGTGGCAGCATGAATGCGAGTTACAATTTTGGATTAAATGGATATATAATGCCAGATTTTTGGAGTACAAAAGTAACTCCTAATTCGGCTGAATTATTACCATATTTCCAATTTGTCCAAAAACAAGTCCAAGAACACACAAATGATTCTGCTCCTTTTAGCCGTGGAGATTATCTGAGATTTCTCAGCTTCATGAGTAGCCACGGACTTTCATTAGATACCATTGTTGCTATTATCCAACAACTAATTCGTGAAAAAATCACAAGAAGATATCGCTGGCAACGTGCAACTATTGCCGACAAGCTCCAATTTGATTTATTTCGCTCGTACTATCAAAAGTTTAGACCACATTTTTCTACTTTTTTTATTAATAGTACAGCCCATTTTCAGCATATGTACTGGCGCAACTTTGAGCCGGATAATTTTTCAGTAAAAGCGTCAGTAAAAGATCAGATAGAGTATGAAAAAGCCATTTTATTTGGCTATCAGGAAATGGATAAATTAATAGCTAAGTTTTTAACTTTAGTAGATGCCAATACGACTTTAATATTGTCAACAGCCTTAAGTCAACAACCTTGCTTTACTTATGAAAATTCTGGAGGAAAACGCTTGTATCGACCGCGTAAATTTGAAAATATATTAGAATTTGCAGGTGTGAATACGAAGTATGTTTGTTCTCCTGTAATGGCTGAACAATTTTACATTCGATTTGATAATGAGCAGGATGCAGTTGAAGCTGAAAAAAAGCTTTTAACTTTACAAGTTGACCGGCGTTCGATAATGGAATTAAAGCGCAATGGCAAAGATGTTTTTGGTGGCTGTGGAATTTTTGACCAACTCTCAAATAATGCAATTTTGACTATTGCTAATAGCGAAAAATCAATCCCATTTTTTGAAATTTTCTACCAACTAGAAGATATTAAAAGTGGTATGCATCATCCTGATGGCATTTTATGGATTCGCAAACCAAGCTGTCAGCATTCGGTTCATAAAGATAAAGTCTCTCTGCTTTCTATTGCCCCAACTATTTTAGAATTATTAAATATTGCCAAAATAGATTCAATGAAGGGAACTGCACTAGATTATCCTACTTCATACAGCCGAACTTCATAAGGATTTAAAATAGTACTGAAACTTCTCTCAGTGGATAGGTTAGTAATAGTTTTTTTATTAAAAACAACTATTTTATCAGCTAACCCCTGAGTAAATTTGGCTGTGAAATTTATCTGATTATGATTATGATTAACAGCTATCATTAAATATTTTTTAGTATTAGGAATAGAGAATAATTTAATTTCTATATCTAAGTTGTTTACTTGTACTGGATTCCTTAAATCTTCCCCTCTAACGATTGCAGGAATGTAATCTCGGAGTTCCTGAATAATAGGATATAAAACTGACTCATTCCAGGAATGTGAAGATAAATAGTGCGTCCAAAATATTAGTCCATCAGCCCCTGTAAGGACTGATAAATAAAACATATAGCGAATTTCTCCTTTTGTTGGTAGTCGTTTTTTTGACTGCTTCTTACTATAAGCTTGTAATACGTTCCAAAATTTTTTGTTTTTAACATCAGCTAAAGAAATGACTTTATAGAGTGCTTTTCGGTAAGATGATACCCATGCAAATTCTGGAACTCCCTCCTCACAAGGATAACGATCCCACATTAGTATATCCATTGCATCGACATAAGATTCAATTTTTTTAATATCACCAAAAACTAAAGCAACTGGCTTAGATTTATCTTCTTGTTTAATAGCTTGGTATACCTTTTTTAATAAATCTGGAGAGAGCGGTGTAGGTTTTTTAATCTCTGGTTCATCATAAAGATACCAACCATAAACTGAAGGATGATTTTTATAGGTACGAATAAAGTCTTTTACTTCTAGGATATTTTTCGATTCAACTAAGGGGCGATAAATCTCTAATAAAACTCTTACTCCTGCTTTTTTAGAATTATCCAAAAATTCTTTGATTTTCCCTTTGTCTGCTTCTCCTACATAAGGTATTAAAATGTCAATTCCTTTAGGAGATACTTGAGTTGAAACATTAATATTATAAATGTGGTCATACCAGCCTAAGAAGAAGGGTAAATTTCGTTTACGATTAAGGGTTAAATATTTTTTGGGATTTAAACTCAAAAGTATGGTGCTAGTACTAGCTAGTAGGAAAGCAGGAATCAAGGCTATAAATTTACGTCGCGTTACGCTCATAAAATATCAAGTTTCAGAAGAATTTAGGAACCAAGCTAAAGACGCTGCACCAAAGCATCATAATACTTTTGCATTGGAAATTCAGCAAAAACTCGAGCGTCGGCTTTTGGTAATGTCTTCTCTACGCGCTACTGATTCTAGAGAGCGCCTGGGATATTTATTTACCTTGTGGCGTGAAAATCCCCTATTGTGTATGCTGCCTAACTAGTCCCACAAAATTCATGACTTTGTTCTAGCAAGCCATGCCTTTATTCTTTTTTCATAAAATAAAAAAATGGAATAGTCCTGCCAGAAAAAACCACTTAAGCCTGCAATGGGTATTAATATTTTAAATCTGCCATAGTGAGCTAGATTGCGGCAATTCTGAGTTTAAGAAATGGGGGACATTTCTGAACTTGCAATTATCAATTCAAAGCTCTGAGGCTAATCAGATGTCACATTCATGGGTTTGGCAGTATTTAGTTTTATTGATTGCTTCTTGTAAATTTCTCAAAGGAATGATCTGAAAATTAGTTCCATTCTGTACTGCCGCAGTGATGTAGGCAAACTTTTTGCCCCGATAAAATTGGTCACGACCAATTTTTGTGACATACCGAGACTGCTGGAAGTCATTAGCAATGTTTAAATTGTAAATATTTTCTAGTAATTTGACTCCTTTGGCATTTTTTGCAGTGAATTTGATGCTTGAGTCACCGCTAACGGTTATTCCTTCTTTAGTCACTGTCCCATTTTGAGAAGTGACATCAGCATAAAAGTATAAATTTCCCTTTGTCCCACCGTAGCCGTGGGCTTCGCTGTTGTATCTCAATGTTGGTAGTAAAGTTCTTGTTTTTGCCCACTTAAGAACGGTGCTAATGTTTTGTTCTGGAAGCGCATTTGCAGGAGTGACGGCTAAAATAACTGCGATCGCAGACAGAGTAACATTGAATAAATAGTTAAATTTAGAACTTTTGTACATAGTATTTTCCCGTTAGATAATACTGAATAGATAAAGCTAAAACCACCATAAATTAAGAATTATTTCTAGAGCGGCGTTATTTATTACTATTCAGCTTTTAGTAGCAAAAACAACTTAACATCGACTAACGACTACTGTCCAGCGATCGCTACTGAAGGAAATTTGGTTTCAACTAAAATTTTGTAACAGTTGCAATAATCGTAAAATAGATACTGATACAAACATCAAAATAGAGGTTTTCGGCATCAGTAGACCATGCCTAGCTTATTTCTGAGTTACAAAACTTAGATTTGATCTCAGCCAAACAAGAGTATGTACTCTTAGGACTGGATGCATCTAAGCTACAGGTTCTACACACTTCTTAATAAACCAGCCTTGAGAACGCAAAACGTTCTAATCTAAAAGCTAACCGGGTTAATTTACTGGCAGTTTTGCAGGCATTACTCTCAAGCTTATAAAGCACAGAGACACCGATGTGTCAAGCCTCAAAGCGATCCAGACTTAACACATAAATGATTATGATGGGAGTTTTACAAATCCGATGAGTGTTAAGGCAAGTGGTGGAAGCTCAGTTGCGCGTCCGCAACTATATCAAACCCTAGCTGTAGCGACAATTATCCAAGCCGAACAGCAAGACCGCTTTTTAGGAAGTGGTGAACTAAATGAACTGGCAAGCTATTTTGCATCTGGTGCAAAGCGGTTAGAAATTTCTCAGACGCTGACGGATAATGCCGAGATTATTGTATCTCGCGCTGCCAACCGGATTTTTGTCGGTGGTTCGCCAATGGCTTTTTTAGAAAAGCCCAGAGAAATAGAAATAGTACCTGTTAGTGCTGGTGCTAATGTTCAGCAAGGGATGCAACTGGGAACTGTAACCTACGTTGAAAGTCGTGGTGGCTTCCTAGAAAATTTACGCTCAATATTTAACTCATCCCCCAGTGGCCCGACACCTCCAGGTTTCAGACCAATTAACATTGCTCGATATGGCCCGAGCAACATGGCCAAGAGCTTGCGGGATTTATCCTGGTTCTTGCGCTACGCTACTTATGCGATCGTTGCTGGCGACCCCAACATCATAGCGGTGAATACACGGGGTTTGCGGGAAATCATTGAAAATGCCTGCTCTGGTGAAGCAACGCTAGTAGCTTTGCAAGAAATCAAAGCTGGTTCACTTTCTTTTTTCCGCAACGATGCTGAGGCTACAGAAATTGTGTCTCAGTACATGGATGTTTTGTTAACAGAATTCAAAGCAGCCACACCTTCAAATAAAGTCCGTCAACGCCCCTCTAGCGACCAGCAAGGGTTGGAACTGCCGCAAATTTACTTTAATGCAGCAGAACGCCGTCCCAAGTTTGTGATGAAGACTGGGTTATCAAGTAGCGAAAAAAATGAAGTAATCAAGGCTGCATATCGGCAAATTTTTGAGCGCGATATTACCCGTGCTTATAGCTTGTCTATATCTGACCTAGAATCCAAGGTAAAAAATGGCGACATCTCCGTAAAAGAGTTTGTCCGCCGTCTAGCTAAATCTCCCCTTTACCAAAAACAGTTTTACCAGCCTTTTATTAACAGCCGAGTCATCGAACTAGCTTTCCGCCACATTTTGGGACGGGGGCCAAGTAGCCGCGAAGAAGTACAAAAATACTTCTCAATTATTTCTAACGGTGGTCTACCAGCCTTAGTAGATGCTTTAGTAGATTCTGCTGAGTACGGTGACTATTTTGGTGAAGAAACAGTACCCTACCTCCGGGGTCTGGGTCAAGAAGCACAAGAATGTCGTAACTGGGGGCCGCAGCAAGACCTGTTTAACTACAGTGCGCCTTTCCGCAAGATACCTCAGTTTATTACCACATTTGCTGCTTACGAACAACCACTACCAGACCAACATCCTTACGGTTCTGGTAATGATCCCTTGGAAATTCAGTTTGGGGCGATTTTCCCGAAAGAAACCCGTAACCCCAGCACCAGTCCGGCTCCTTTTGGCAAGGATACCAAGCGCATCCTAATTCACCAAGGCGCAGGGATTAATAACCAAAATAGTAATCCCAAAGCACGGGGTGAAGCTCCTGGTACTCTTGGGCCCAAGGTGTTCAAGTTAGATCAGCTGCCTGGTACTAGAGGTAAAAAGGCTGCCAAAAATTCTAGCGTCAGATACTCCGAAAGCTCCACGCAAGCATTGATTAAAGCTGCTTACTTGCAAGTTTTTGGTCGCGATCTTTACGAAGGTCAGCGCCCGAAGGTATTGGAAATTAAGCTGGAAAACGGCGACATCTCTGTACGAGAGTTTATCCGTGCTTTGGCTAAGTCGGATGTATTCCGCAATCTGTACTGGTCATCGCTCTATGTTTGTAAAGCGATCGAGTATATTCACCGCCGCTTGTTGGGTCGTCCGACTTATGGCCGTCAAGAAATCAACAAGTACTTCGATCTCGCTGCGAAACAAGGCTTTTACGCGGTGGTTGATGCCATCATTAACAGCGTAGAATACAGCGAAGCATTTGGTGAAGATACAATTCCTTACGAGCGGTATCTTACTCCTGGTGGTGTATCAGGGCGACAATTGCGCGTTGGTAGCATTCGTGAAGATGTTGCAGCGAAAGTCCAGAAGGAAGTAACACCTACCTTTGTGACATTGGGTACAGTCACAGAAAACCGATCGGAACCAGATATTCAGTTCCGTATTAACCAAGGTGTTAGCAAGCAACGCGAACAAACCAAAATCTTCAAACTGGTATCCAATATCAGTGACAAAGTTGCAGTAAAAACCTTGATTAGCGCTGCCTATCGTCAGATTTTTGAGCGGGATATTGCACCCTACATTGCCAAAAATGAGTTTACGGCGTGGGAAAGTAAGCTGGGGAACGGTGAAATCAGTGTGAAAGAATTTATTGAAGGTTTGGGTTACTCTAACCTCTACCTGAAGGAATTCTACACACCTTACCCCAACACCAAAGTGATTGAGTTGGGAACCAAACACTTCTTGGGACGTGCGCCATTAGACCAAGCAGAAATCCGCAAGTATAACCAGATTCTGGCTACTCAAGGGATTCGTGCCTTTATTGGTGCTTTGGTAGATAGTGTGGAATACAACCAGGTATTTGGTGAAGATACGGTTCCTTACCGTCGCTTCCCGACCCTACCTGCGGCAAACTTCCCGAATACCGAGAAGCTTTACAATCAGCTTACCAAGCAAAACGATGACGTAGTTGTGCCTAGCTTTAAGCCAGTGCAAAGTCGTCCAGGTTCTAGCGCTACGCCGCTTTTAGCGCAAGCGATCGCAGATATAGCAGCCCAAACAAACGGTATAAACAAGAGCAGCCCTTCCTTTGCGGAACTGGGTCGTTCCTACAACGATGTTAGCAGACAACCCGTGGAACTGGGTGTGCGTAAACATGCACGTATTTACCGTCTAGCAGAAAGCGCAAACCAAGCCGAAACACAACAGGTAATCAACGCCATTTACTGTCAGGTATTGGATGTATTTAGCGGTGAAGTGCCTGATAATTTCCGCCGTACCGATCTAGATAGCAAACTCCAGAATGGTAAAATTTCTGTGCGGAAGTTTGTATGTGAACTAGCCAGTTCCGAAATCTATCGTCAGCGCTTCTTGTCACCTTATCCCCATGCCAAGGTCATTGAGTTCCTCTTCCGTCACCTGTTGGGGCGTATACCCGCAACTCAGGAAGAAATTAGCCAGTGTAACCAGTTGCTAGCTGATAGTGGTTTGTCGGCTGCTGTAGAAGCAATAGTCGAAAGCCCAGAATATAGCTGCTACTTCGGTGAAGATGTTGTCCCTTACAACCGCTTCCCATCTCTGCCAGTAGGTAACTACCTCGGCAGTGTACAGACGGCTGAGTAGGTAATAAGTTACAGGGTACAGATTATTTTCTGCGATCTTTACCCTGTAACCTTCGTAACCTTTCGTAATATTGCTCTCAGATTACAGCTAAAACAGGGAATTCTGAAAGGCAATATTACAAAGTGTTAAGAGCAGTCATAAATGCTCAACAGAATGCCGGAAAATGTTTTGCGGAAGGTAACTGAGTTTGAAAGCTTGTGTACTTGTGTGGACTCAAGCAAACTCGTAATTTATTAGCCGTAGCAGTTATCAAACTGCTGTGTCTAAAAGAACGAGAGAACAAACTCCGTAAACCAAATTTAAAGTCGCACCAGTTTAATCAAATCCTGGTTTCATTCGTATTGGAGGAATCCATTAATGAGTATTGTCACGAAAGCTATCGTGAATGCTGATGCAGAAGCCCGCTACCTCAGCCCTGGTGAGTTAGATCGGATCAAATCCTTCGTTGCAAGTGGTGAGCGCCGCGTGCGGATTGCTCAAATTTTGTCAGAAAATCGCGAACGCCTTGTTAAGCAAGCTGGCGATCAACTGTTCCAAAAGCGTCCTGATGTTGTATCTCCTG
Protein-coding sequences here:
- a CDS encoding class I SAM-dependent methyltransferase, which encodes MKAYTERFYNYIDNNALQGSKQIVPFVMELIKPKSVVDVGCGLGTWLVVCQENGAKEILGIDGNFVDENKLNIPQEYFIKHDLVTPLKLERQFDLVISLEVAEHLPIEKAESFVDTLTNLGTAVLFSAAVPSQPGTKHINCQWPSYWAKIFSEKGYIVFDCFRMKFWENPDVPWWYAQNMFLFVKRSCLHNYPFLEQNFSPLDEPPIAIIHPEFYLKVQNGFSIQESFLVLIKVILRNIKNKIS
- a CDS encoding FkbM family methyltransferase, which encodes MVSIIKDNIQLIANKVLKPFKLRIVRLARGVGIDLCLKGLAQRGYSPKVVLDIGAAQGCWTKLAMQSWPDAEYFLIEPLEERVPDLQTLTNQNTNIKFILAAAGSEAGTLSIGVTQDLDSSSLMYSGSASREVPIISVDNLFDEGVIKQPNFIKIDVQGYELKVLSGAKKALKLSDFILLELQFFRFSSEMILLHESIAWMNEQGFQPYEIVDVLRRPLDNAMGQCDILFIRKDHWILKNQSWS
- a CDS encoding glycosyltransferase, giving the protein MDIVICTYNNAVILDRVLTGISLQKFYKNYNWSVLVVDNNCTDETADIVDKHINSGLIPNLRRIVEQKQGLTHARLCGIKNTTSEWLAFVDDDCLLSEDWIPKAIQFAGSHPNCGAFGGKVVLDWEITPSPILLKHSGKFAAYERGETSKQLNRRNYQIPGAGLVIHRTALEKSGWLDKQLLNDREGKKLSSGGDSEIVLRILNAGYELWYTPDCVLHHFIPTKRISETYLFNLMYGFGAAAPYIAAIRWNRSYYIWLLVSVLRIVKGFLQIFSCYVSASFNQNNKADTLIMWNWTKGQIHSLSTIIRMGREEHIIWLSLFQKSLIA
- a CDS encoding EpsG family protein, with translation MTFNLSSIQTNYQKYIFLIIGICLWIKIPIIGVLPLLLFVFINKNSKSYSLDSLLNNSILLLVAVTVTLFCCLIDIQADTEQYLIAYRDCNGNNPIECFQSTNYPFEPGFYFLASLLFIICNGSEMGFLLSWSFIINLLTFFVICKGISKNYYALLVFFVILNPAFYLQAFLMRQFISSTFFLCALVCRKNKFTCVLLIFLSIVNHYSILLYLPIIIMQFIDINSLLEHSFFNKISMSLRYLSIILFVFALIYSSYVNQSTLASIYDTINNIPQLSFLAAKSASFVKNQLANIGFLPHLVLVTFIGYFYINLSRDNYINTSLNYRLTSEEKRLDLSMLCLYVLQSILFLFTRNLDYLPLRLSLILLSFLGIFFYLPLERKSKLKPPIKFLSMVILLSLSLSYFIYFLQVNSRANPTFNYLEGRVFTSSIIDYIEMAISRW
- a CDS encoding glycosyltransferase, yielding MNNLIQVDIITLTKNSSDCILRTLNSVSIQDYKQINHIIVDGDSKDQTISIINQYNHQKKIIVFQQNGLGIANAFNVGLMKSSGNLVIFLNSGDALVNELVITKIVDSYIQQKWLWAFGETISLSRRKYLKRHIKQYNYWDKNLFLSGNPICHQSTIFSHKLIHKIGLYDEQLTLEMDYDFNIRASLIAQPHLLYFPISYYDTTGISSIKVFKHYKIHRKVRNKYFPLSPINSFKTDSLCFFKACMRFMMIPMKIFL
- a CDS encoding glycosyltransferase family 2 protein, which gives rise to MLVEPRVKTFPSVTIGIPTYNEVNYIENLVLGFLETSYPNLIEILVADGGSNDGTQEIVKKLSDKNARVKLIHNPEKVQSAGLNLILSESIGDVFIRIDAHSDYAPDYIEKCVDALQKSKASNVGGAQRFVAQTSFQAGVALASKSFLGNGGAKYRNPNYTGYAETVYLGCFWKKSLLDIQGYNIKASHNEDAELNLRLKKIFDITQISNQDAELNQRLMAVNKQAIYIDSKIRVWYYPRKNWKSLFIQYFQYGRGRYLTSKKHNIKSQIRGLLPFVFISTVILLLIIDFLFPKLGLPIETLIVIGLFLPFLESLRVTLGYWKGFTSEIWRGSEDKIPSFFSRWVLCGITLLSMPLAHFSGYGYQLFRNQVLRVNNW